One stretch of Paenibacillus sp. FSL R5-0341 DNA includes these proteins:
- a CDS encoding alanyl-tRNA editing protein, with protein sequence MTQKIYYDSAYTREWHTTITGRVDKEDGVYVTLAETAFYPHGGGQPCDLGQIGGIAVLDVNIEDGEVWHKLERAPEQTEVQCEIDWERRFDHMQQHTGQHLLSAITLKLTEAMTLSFHLGTEYDTIDVAAAELGADQLTAIEQEVNRQIYRNARINTSWVTAEEAAQLPLVKQPTVTEDIRIVEIEGVEYNACGGTHVSAIGEIGIIKLLKTEKVKGGTRIYFKCGTRALNEFTSTQNVLNSIMVKLKTSKDELLERIEKMEQEQKQLQTELNAVKTTNDAYYAEELLAARQGLVIAQVFEDKSLKDMQSLATKLTADHEGLVLFASISEAKVVLAQNGQPPEWACGPFFKGNLGAYQGKGGGSEKMAQAGFASSEDALAFYEFTKDQLGHH encoded by the coding sequence ATGACGCAAAAAATCTATTATGACTCTGCTTACACCAGAGAGTGGCATACAACGATTACAGGCAGAGTGGACAAGGAAGACGGAGTATATGTCACGCTGGCGGAGACTGCTTTTTACCCGCATGGGGGTGGACAACCTTGTGATCTGGGGCAAATTGGCGGCATCGCTGTGCTGGATGTGAACATCGAAGATGGAGAGGTGTGGCATAAGCTGGAACGCGCCCCTGAACAGACTGAAGTACAATGTGAGATTGACTGGGAGCGAAGATTCGATCATATGCAGCAGCATACGGGTCAACATTTGTTATCGGCAATCACTCTGAAGTTGACTGAAGCGATGACGCTCAGTTTCCATCTTGGAACGGAGTATGACACGATTGATGTGGCGGCGGCTGAACTGGGAGCGGATCAATTGACTGCCATTGAACAAGAAGTGAATCGTCAGATCTATCGTAACGCTCGTATCAACACTTCATGGGTTACAGCAGAAGAGGCGGCACAATTGCCACTGGTGAAGCAGCCTACGGTAACAGAAGACATTCGCATCGTCGAGATCGAAGGTGTAGAGTATAACGCCTGCGGCGGAACGCATGTGTCGGCGATAGGTGAGATCGGCATCATCAAACTGCTGAAAACCGAAAAAGTGAAGGGCGGCACCCGCATTTATTTCAAATGTGGAACAAGAGCGCTGAATGAATTTACATCCACACAAAACGTGCTCAATAGCATCATGGTTAAATTAAAGACCAGCAAGGACGAATTGTTGGAGCGCATTGAGAAAATGGAGCAGGAGCAAAAACAGCTGCAAACCGAGCTGAATGCAGTGAAAACAACCAATGATGCCTATTATGCGGAGGAACTTCTGGCTGCTCGGCAAGGGCTGGTGATTGCTCAAGTCTTTGAAGACAAATCGCTCAAGGATATGCAGAGCCTGGCTACCAAGCTGACGGCAGACCATGAGGGACTTGTACTGTTCGCCAGCATCTCGGAGGCCAAAGTCGTTCTCGCACAGAACGGACAGCCGCCTGAATGGGCGTGTGGACCTTTCTTCAAAGGCAATCTTGGAGCCTACCAAGGCAAAGGTGGAGGTAGTGAAAAGATGGCTCAGGCAGGCTTTGCCAGCAGCGAAGATGCGCTCGCCTTTTATGAGTTCACCAAGGACCAGTTGGGACATCACTGA
- a CDS encoding DUF1963 domain-containing protein, translated as MTERIQCIREGCTNTILPATAAKTGGYCMPCKQEMEREERQRYTEANRRDVNLYAGIIDPVEILKIMHEPQVRDPLIRYVPYEQSKEQVYLSLSVEQQDQMKDYAMQRIRTGDEDTGKDILVYLVCYHDISLTAEIPELLEQEIYYPSILYKSASGEARDHLLQQVNTDDEKRNHILLMLAHISDDVVVQQFRQWRQSPPSWTSELYVAPEHYTNEAGWELTKDGQRRELFITPSYSLYKVKENEGASVESFGDSFSLLTPSANCCPWCGSALTTLISLDVKHPALNDVSWHAQQLQIQTCVICSSYGVVYMEMDAAGEPLWSSHNVMHVGMNEIDLDDYGKLAQDAGRQFQIATSSRHAFHASEWAMEPSLSQVGGHPGWVQDAEYPTCPGCSTRMKAVAQLDWGEIEEYGEGMYYMFLCEPCQMTAVSYQQS; from the coding sequence ATGACAGAACGAATTCAGTGTATACGAGAAGGGTGTACAAATACCATTCTGCCAGCAACAGCGGCGAAAACGGGTGGCTATTGCATGCCTTGCAAGCAGGAGATGGAACGAGAGGAGCGCCAGAGATACACTGAAGCGAATCGACGTGACGTGAACTTGTATGCGGGGATCATAGACCCGGTGGAAATTTTGAAAATCATGCACGAACCTCAGGTTCGCGATCCGCTAATTCGTTATGTGCCATATGAACAATCTAAGGAACAAGTATATCTGTCCTTGTCTGTAGAGCAACAAGATCAGATGAAGGACTATGCGATGCAACGGATTCGTACAGGTGATGAAGATACAGGCAAAGACATTCTGGTATATCTGGTCTGCTACCATGATATATCGTTGACTGCCGAAATTCCTGAGCTGCTGGAACAGGAGATCTATTATCCTTCCATTTTGTATAAAAGTGCCTCGGGTGAGGCACGTGATCATCTCTTGCAGCAGGTGAATACCGATGATGAGAAGCGTAACCATATTTTGCTCATGCTTGCTCATATCAGTGATGATGTTGTTGTGCAGCAGTTCCGGCAGTGGAGACAGTCTCCGCCATCATGGACGAGTGAGTTGTACGTTGCACCAGAGCACTACACCAATGAAGCTGGTTGGGAGCTCACGAAAGACGGGCAGCGCAGGGAATTATTCATCACCCCAAGTTATTCACTCTATAAAGTAAAAGAGAATGAAGGAGCTAGCGTGGAATCATTCGGAGATTCATTCTCGTTGCTGACCCCTAGTGCCAATTGCTGTCCATGGTGTGGTAGTGCGTTAACCACCTTAATTAGTCTGGATGTTAAGCATCCAGCATTGAATGACGTTTCTTGGCATGCTCAGCAACTTCAGATACAGACTTGCGTGATATGCAGCAGTTATGGTGTGGTTTACATGGAGATGGACGCAGCAGGGGAACCGTTATGGAGCTCGCATAATGTTATGCATGTGGGAATGAACGAGATTGACCTAGACGACTATGGTAAACTTGCACAGGATGCTGGGCGTCAGTTTCAGATTGCGACTTCATCACGTCATGCGTTCCATGCCAGTGAATGGGCGATGGAGCCATCGTTATCTCAGGTCGGCGGACATCCGGGATGGGTTCAGGATGCGGAGTATCCAACATGTCCGGGCTGTTCCACGAGAATGAAGGCCGTCGCACAACTGGATTGGGGCGAAATTGAGGAATATGGTGAGGGCATGTATTACATGTTCCTATGTGAGCCGTGTCAGATGACTGCCGTATCCTACCAGCAATCTTGA